One window of Oreochromis niloticus isolate F11D_XX linkage group LG23, O_niloticus_UMD_NMBU, whole genome shotgun sequence genomic DNA carries:
- the LOC100709736 gene encoding E3 ubiquitin-protein ligase TRIM21, with translation MSAASCLLSEDQFLCSICLDVFTDPVSTPCGHNFCKNCISQHWDISDRCQCPMCKKVFETRPEPHIKTLMSEMISQFRHEAQHKVNSSNSEQQAAKPGEVPCDICTGTKLKALKSCLVCLASYCQTHLEPHLAASRLKRHQLIDPEENLEGRMCMKHNKPLELFCKTDQTCVCVLCSVIDHKTHEFVPLREEYEGKKAELGKTETEIQQMVQKRRLKIQEIKESVKMSKDAADREKAEGVQVFTALKESVDRRLNELVKQIEDKQETTEKQAQGFIKDLEQEISELMKRSSEVEQLSCSKDHLHLLQRFSSLKAAPTTKDWTEVSIHPPSYEGTVVRAVVRAVDQLKETLSKDMKNLFDAELKRVQQYAVDVTLDPDTVNHHLILSDDGKQVHCGEEENDLPDNPKRFSEELVALGKQSLSSGRFYFEVQVKEKTEWALGVVRESVNRKQEITPSPEKGYWTVGVYENICVALEDPEVRLLLQSYPEKVGVFVDYEEGLVSFYDVDCAVLIYSFTGCSFTGKLYPFFCPGVNDDDDNSAPLIICPVNQSVQSFSMGNVDQSKFKPSQRRSPKNRTQQNAPDEDHEIQSEAAEQADL, from the coding sequence ATGTCTGCTGCCAGCTGTCTCCTATCTGAAGATCAGTTTCTGTGCTCCATCTGTCTGGATGTCTTCACTGATCCAGTCTCCACACCATGTGGACACAActtctgcaaaaactgcatcAGTCAACACTGGGATATCAGTGACAGGTGTCAGTGTCCCATGTGTAAAAAGGTGTTTGAGACCAGACCTGAACCGCATATCAAGACTTTAATGTCTGAGATGATTTCTCAGTTCAGACATGAAGCTCAGCATAAAGTCAACAGCAGCAACTCAGAGCAACAAGCTGCCAAACCAGGAGAAGTTCCCTGTGACATCTGCACTGGAACCAAACTGAAGGCCCTGAAGTCCTGCCTGGTGTGTCTGGCCTCCTACTGTCAGACTCACCTGGAGCCTCACCTGGCAGCTTCACGTCTGAAAAGACATCAGCTGATCGATCCTGAGGAGAACCTGGAAGGCAGGATGTGTATGAAGCACAATAAACCTCTGGAGCTGTTCTGTAAGACCGATCAGACATGTGTCTGCGTGCTCTGCTCTGTTATAGACCACAAGACTCATGAGTTTGTTCCTCTGAGAGAAGAATATGAAGGAAAGAAGGCAGAACTGGGGAAGACTGAGACTGAAATTCAACAGATGGTCCAGAAGAGACGACTGAAGATTCAGGAGATCAAAGAGTCAGTGAAGATGAGTAAAGATGctgcagacagagagaaagcagaaggtgTTCAGGTCTTCACTGCTCTGAAGGAGTCTGTTGACAGACGCCTGAACGAGCTCGTGAAGCAGAttgaagacaaacaggaaacaacagAGAAACAGGCTCAAGGTTTCATCAAAGATCTGGAACAGGAAATCTCTGAGCTGATGAAGAGAAGCTCTGaggtggagcagctctcatgCTCTAaagaccacctccacctcctccaaagATTCTCCTCTCTGAAAGCTGCTCCAACCACCAAAGACTGGACAGAGGTCAGTATCCATCCACCATCATATGAGGGGACTGTGGTGAGAGCTGTGGTGAGAGctgtggatcagctgaaggaGACACTCAGTAAAGACATGAAGAATCTGTTTGATGCTGAGTTGAAGAGGGTCCAGCAGTATGCAGTGGATGTGACTCTTGATCCTGATACAGTAAATCATCATCTCATCTTGTCTGATGATGGAAAGCAAGTACACTGTGGTGAAGAAGAGAATGATCTTCCAGACAACCCAAAGAGATTTTCTGAAGAGCTTGTCGCTTTAGGAAAGCAGAGTCTCTCTTCAggcagattttattttgaagttcagGTTAAAGAAAAGACTGAATGGGCTTTAGGAGTAGTCAGAGAGTCAGtcaacaggaaacaagaaatcaCACCGAGTCCCGAGAAAGGTTACTGGACTGTAGGAGTATATGAAAACATTTGTGTGGCTCTTGAGGATCCTGAAGTCCGTCTCCTGCTTCAGTCTTATCCTGAGAAGGTGGGGGTGTTTGTGGATTATGAGGAGGGTCTGGTCTCCTTTTATGATGTAGATTGTGCAGTTCTTATCTACTCCTTTACTGGCTGCTCCTTCACCGGGAAACTCTACCCATTCTTCTGTCCCGGGGTCAATGATGACGATGATAACTCTGCACCTCTGATCATCTGTCCTGTCAATCAGTCAGTCCAATCTTTTTCCATGGGGAATGTGGATCAATCAAAGTTTAAGCCAAGCCAGAGAAGAAGTCCTAAAAACAGAACCCAGCAAAATGcacctgatgaagaccatgAGATTCAGTCAGAAGCTGCAGAACAAGCTGACCTTTAG